A genomic segment from Chitinophaga niabensis encodes:
- a CDS encoding RagB/SusD family nutrient uptake outer membrane protein → MKKIKLCIYFGMLAAATVSCKKDFLDRFPQTDVTKEVFFNNPQDLETYSNGFYGQVSAGWDDINSDNISSYSGSGEVDVLVRGTIDQTNVSGWGGWDKSTWGTLRKINFMLDNVGKTQGDPAAIKHYIGIARFFRAWFYMDRMARYSDVPWYNTALATTDETMYKARDPRALIADSILNDLSYAVENIKPDEGNRTRVSKWTALALMARFGLSEGTWRKYHPELNLTNDHKRFLEKAVWAADQLMTSGRFVVHNTGKGAEDYRALFCSLTLSGNKEMIQWVDYQQSLGVGNNTHVTLGWTWSLSHSLALTYLMKDGTPFTAQPGYNTKNFVDIFTNRDPRMAETIAPPGFSPNLDGKPYIAKPNLGGYDQVKFYPRNPSQRQGWVLNYSGLPAFRFGETLLIYAEAKAELETITQADLDKTINLLRTRVQMPAMSMAAANAQPDNALALQFPDVTGANKGLILEIRRERRVEMACEGQRFADLMRWKAGKRLEDQQGGMYVPALGALDITGDAAPDIAILASPNDESPIAGLPESVKASLSKFYLKDASGKDNNFYLKNGTSGNILFIRDRDQPRSFVEPKYYYRPIPQDQIILNKNLKQIFGWE, encoded by the coding sequence ATGAAAAAGATCAAACTCTGTATATACTTCGGCATGCTCGCAGCAGCAACAGTATCCTGTAAAAAGGATTTCCTGGACAGGTTCCCGCAAACGGATGTTACCAAAGAAGTGTTCTTTAATAATCCGCAGGACCTGGAAACATACAGCAACGGTTTTTATGGACAGGTATCGGCTGGCTGGGATGATATTAACTCTGATAACATCAGCAGCTACAGCGGCAGCGGTGAGGTGGATGTACTGGTACGTGGTACGATCGATCAAACGAATGTATCCGGATGGGGTGGCTGGGATAAGAGTACCTGGGGCACTCTCCGGAAGATAAACTTCATGCTGGACAATGTGGGCAAAACTCAGGGAGACCCCGCAGCCATCAAACATTACATCGGCATCGCCCGTTTTTTCCGTGCCTGGTTCTATATGGATAGGATGGCCCGTTATTCTGATGTGCCCTGGTATAATACTGCACTGGCCACTACAGATGAAACCATGTATAAAGCAAGGGATCCCCGCGCATTGATCGCAGATTCCATCCTGAACGATCTTAGCTATGCTGTAGAGAACATTAAACCGGACGAAGGCAACCGCACCAGGGTAAGCAAATGGACCGCACTTGCGCTGATGGCACGTTTTGGACTATCAGAAGGTACCTGGCGTAAATACCATCCTGAACTGAACCTCACCAACGATCATAAACGTTTCCTTGAAAAGGCGGTATGGGCAGCAGATCAGCTGATGACCAGCGGACGTTTTGTGGTGCATAATACAGGAAAGGGAGCAGAGGATTATCGCGCACTTTTTTGCAGCCTCACGCTCAGCGGTAATAAAGAAATGATCCAGTGGGTAGATTATCAGCAGTCGCTCGGAGTAGGGAACAATACCCACGTAACGTTAGGATGGACATGGTCGCTGAGCCACAGCCTTGCATTGACCTACCTCATGAAAGATGGTACGCCTTTCACCGCACAACCCGGATACAATACAAAGAACTTCGTAGATATCTTTACCAACCGTGATCCACGCATGGCTGAAACCATTGCGCCTCCCGGTTTTTCTCCTAACCTGGATGGTAAACCTTATATCGCCAAACCCAACCTGGGTGGCTACGACCAGGTGAAGTTCTATCCCCGTAATCCTTCACAAAGGCAGGGATGGGTACTGAACTACTCCGGGCTTCCGGCCTTCCGTTTTGGAGAAACATTACTGATCTATGCAGAAGCAAAAGCAGAGCTGGAAACCATTACACAGGCTGACCTGGATAAAACCATCAACCTGCTCCGCACCCGTGTGCAGATGCCTGCTATGAGTATGGCAGCAGCCAATGCGCAACCGGATAATGCCCTGGCGCTTCAGTTCCCTGATGTAACCGGTGCCAACAAAGGCCTGATCCTGGAGATCCGCAGGGAACGCAGAGTGGAAATGGCCTGCGAAGGACAACGGTTCGCAGACCTGATGCGTTGGAAAGCAGGTAAACGTTTGGAAGATCAGCAAGGTGGTATGTACGTACCCGCACTGGGTGCATTGGATATCACAGGCGATGCAGCACCTGATATCGCTATCCTCGCATCCCCTAACGATGAATCACCTATTGCCGGTTTACCTGAAAGTGTAAAAGCATCCCTTTCCAAATTCTACCTGAAAGATGCCAGCGGAAAGGATAACAACTTCTACCTGAAGAACGGCACATCCGGCAACATCCTGTTCATCCGCGACAGAGACCAGCCACGCAGTTTTGTGGAACCTAAATATTACTACCGCCCCATCCCGCAGGATCAGATCATTCTGAATAAGAACCTGAAGCAGATCTTCGGTTGGGAATAG